The genomic region ctcggttagaaagtgagcctagctcggctcggctcgtaacgagccAAATTGGTTCGGTTTGGCTTGCTTATTAGCTCGGCTAggcttagctcgaattattttacttttaatatatatttttttatatacattataatatatgaCAACAAAACTGATtgttatttacatgtatttaagAGTGAAATTTGATATCTATAACATATTTGAACGTTGATTACCATGCTAATAAACATATATTGTATTTCGCTGAAATTTAGAATTCATTTTGTGTTGTTAATCttgattttggcttgtaatgtattaggttgaGCTTATTTTGGATATCCtcttttgaaaaatattttagaCTATTGAATTTTAAAAGCCATATGtcaatttttctttttaaaatcgagccaaacaAGCCAAACCGAACTAACTtgatttaaaaccaaaacaagcCAGCTCAATTTATAATCAGGCCGATCCAAGCTTGCTCTgactcggctcgtgaacagccatAGCCATAGCCATATGTTAGACATCTCGTGGTTTTACTCTTTGACATCTCCAATTagttaaggggcagaattttgtgtttagcagggtagggtttgctattcagaaaggggtagcgacgcagcttgttgctcgtctacctacAATTAGTTTGTACAATTAGTTTGTAATCGTGTTGGATATTCAAGAGTAAACACCATTCATTAAAAAACAGCCCTAATTTGATACCACCACCATCTCTCCGGTCTTAACTCTGAACAGTCAACACTGGTGTTATCTTCCGAGGGCTATCAATGGCCACTGGCAACAGCACCGCTCTTCTTGTCATCGACATGCAGGTTCTCTTCATTCCTTTGTTTTGGATATTATTAATCAGTAGTCAACCCTTGCTTGCTATTTGACTTGTTTTGCAGAATGATTTTGTGTTGGCAGATGGCTCTATGCGTGTTGATGGTGCTCTGGCTATCGTCCCCAACGTTATTAAAGCCGTTGAGCAGGCTAGACGCCGTGGCTTCCTCGTTGTTTGGGTATTTATATATACATCATTGATCATACActgtttttactttttttttttcttgttaatTTAGTTGTAGTTACCGACTACTATTGTATATGTGCATTATGTGTTAGCTCAACTAGTCATTTGTGAATAATTTATTATCTGATTGATTGTTGTTTCATCATCACTATCCATGACAAATAAACAACTTTTCCCTAGGATTCCTGCAATCTTTAAATCATATAGATACATGTTTTAGTGTTTTACCTATTCTACCCGTGTGATAGAAATTATGGTATGGGCATTGCAGCGTATACCGTTAAAATGTAGATGACTTTTTCATAAAGTCATTATAGATGAACACAGTATCTCTTAGCATCACTACTAAGGTTTGCAGTCACATTACGGGGCTGTATGTTtcagctcttaatggttcagacctcttactgctttagcacttaatggttcagaatgTTTGTTTCTCGAGCAGTTGTCTGAATGGTTTAGATATTTGCCTCCGAatagttaagcattatactgagtctgaatggttaagaccttttatctgaattggtcagacatttgcctctgaatggttaagcattatactggctcttaatggttcagaccagTGACGGACCTAGAAATTATTTTCTAGGGGTGCAGATGAGTGGTTTAAGCGTATTTTCAgggggtgcggtcgggttttttttgcctaaaaatacactaactttttttttttgtcaaggggtgcgcccgcccaccctgggCTTaacctaggtccgcccctggttcagacctcttactggttcatcacttaatggttcaaacctcttactggtaCAACACTTACCCATTCAATAGTTGCCAAACAACCTACTTTTTCTTTAAATTCGATCATCAATAATATCTATCATCCATTGGGAGTTGGGACCGATGTCTTCACATGCTATGTTTCCATCTTTACCAAAATGTAGATGACTTTCTACTAAAGTCACGTTAGGCGAACACACGATCTCGTAGCATCACTACTAAGGTTTgcacattacatttcttttagATGGCCCTATGCGTGTTAATGGTGGTCTAGCTCTCGTCCCCAACGTTATCAAATCCGTTGAGGAGGCTAGACGCCGAGGCTTCCTCGTTGTTTGGGTAGGTACtcctttattttatatatatatcattaaTCATACCCTGTCAGCTTTCGTGCAATCTTTAAACCATATAGATAGATGTTTTACCCGCGTTGTAAATACCAGCTATTCTACTCCTGTGATAGGAATTATCGTATGGGCGTTCCAGCTCATACCGTTAAAAACGTAGATGGCTTTCTGATATAGTCATTTTAGACGATCTCTTAGCATCAATACTAAGGTTTGCATACTTATTTGCTTTACATTCGATCATCGATAATATCTTTGTCTTCTCTTGGGAGTTGGGACCGATGTGCTCACATGGTATGTTTCCATCTTTACCAAAATGTAGATGAGTTTCTTGTAAAGTCAAGTTAGGCGAACACACGATCTCGTAACATCACTTCTAACATCACATGGTATGTTTCCGTCTTTTCCAATTTGTACACACAAAACACATTTTCCTCTTTTCTTTCTCACAAGTCACATCGACTTAGAAGCCCCACCATTACTCAAAAGTCCAAACCGTTATAAAACTAACTATCATTGGGGCAGTGATTGATCTTGTGAGGGCTAGTAATGGCGGCTGATCACACTTGCAACACCACCGCTCTTCTCGTTATCGATATGCAGGTTCCCTTTCTTTCCTCGTTTCGTTAGTATCAATCAGTTCATCCTTGcaacttgatttttttttctgtGTGGTGTTGCTCTGCTTTCCAGAATGACTTTCTGCTGGCAGATAGCTCAATCCGTGTTGCTGGTGGCCTAGCTATCGTCCCCAACGTTATCAAAGCCGTTGAGGATGCTAGACGCCGAGGCTTCCTTGTTGTTTGGGTACTTTTCTATATAAACATCATATATAAACATCCTACCTTTAGGTTTTAATTAGGTGCATATTGATGTAGAACAAAAACCGTTTTATGTAAATTGTAAAGTCCACCAAGTAGAGACAGTAATGTTGCATGTCATGAAGTTaaatttcatttttctttttttttttttcatgtttttatatctAATAAAGTTTTCATCTAAGTAGTTagtgcggtaaaatatcggatatccgtcaaggaccgatatttgagatatcggttatcgcggtgggatatcggtaattttaatatcatgctaaatttatacatatagcaatttaacactaacaattgtaacaagtaagaactgactaagacttaaaacactaacatttaacggtaacaactaacaattaagacttaaaacactaatagcagcaataagaagaaaactGAACAGTAGAAATAAGAAGaatggtactgatatcgggaaaatcggtgatttatcgatcaaatatTGGTCCTATTACTcctatatcggtcaaatatcggacaatcgctgatattatcggtaccgatattctgaccaaTATTTTGTACCGCTATCTCGGCaagggaccgataaccgatatatcactgatatatcgggatattaactacataggtTTTCATGTAGGTTGTGCGAGAGCATGACCCGCTGGGAAGAGACGTTGAGCTCTTTAGAAGACACTTTTACGCTGAAGGAAAACCAAAACCGACCTCAAAAGGGAGCAAAGGTGCAGAACTGGTTGATGGTCTAGTCATCAAACAAGAAGATTATAAGGTGGTAAAGACGCGCTTTAGTGCATTTTTTGCTACACAACTTCATTCAGTTCTACAAGGAGCAGGGATTGATAGTTTGGTTGCTGTTGGTAAATCAACTTTTTCTTTAAATAATTCtggttttaatatgttatttctGTAGTTTAGTATAGGTTTATTTTTAATTACAGGCGTTCAAACTCCGAATTGCATAAGGCAGACTGTTTTTGATGCTGTAGCACTTGATTACAAGTCTGTTACTGTTATTGTCGATGCCACAGCTGCTGCTACCCCTGATGTGCATGCTggtatgtttgtttttttttcttaattctATACGAAGTTACTGTTCATAACACTACGcatcgaaaagttcggggggggggggggggggttgtaaaAATTTGTCACGACACAAAAGCACGACatgaacctaacacgaaattctgGTTTTGGCTCAGTCTAAACGACTTCGGGTCGGTTTTGGGTTGTAACCGCGAACATACTTAACTGAACGGGTCGTGAACCCGGCTGGCCGACCCTTTAAATCTGTTATATATaagttaaaaaaaacattattatgTAAAAGTTCAAATTTTTGGGTATTTTCTGCCATAATTTAAAAGATAGAAGAGTAATGAGCATCAAATTGTATATTTTAAGCATCATTATTTTAACTACATTTGTACTTTTGGTGGTAACTTTGTGATTTTAAAGCATTGTTATGCAAAAAAGACATGCATAAATTTTTGGGTTCAAGTGTTAAACAATTGGTGTTCATATCAACCCACAAAAATTCATGTCGTATTATTCAGGTTCATGTGTTAGACATGGTTTTG from Helianthus annuus cultivar XRQ/B chromosome 10, HanXRQr2.0-SUNRISE, whole genome shotgun sequence harbors:
- the LOC110886571 gene encoding probable inactive nicotinamidase At3g16190 isoform X2, coding for MATGNSTALLVIDMQNDFVLADGSMRVDGALAIVPNVIKAVEQARRRGFLVVWVVREHDPLGRDVELFRRHFYAEGKPKPTSKGSKGAELVDGLVIKQEDYKVVKTRFSAFFATQLHSVLQGAGIDSLVAVGVQTPNCIRQTVFDAVALDYKSVTVIVDATAAATPDVHAANIYDMKNIGVAAPTLEEWCGSSK
- the LOC110886571 gene encoding probable inactive nicotinamidase At3g16190 isoform X3; this encodes MRVNGGLALVPNVIKSVEEARRRGFLVVWVVREHDPLGRDVELFRRHFYAEGKPKPTSKGSKGAELVDGLVIKQEDYKVVKTRFSAFFATQLHSVLQGAGIDSLVAVGVQTPNCIRQTVFDAVALDYKSVTVIVDATAAATPDVHAANIYDMKNIGVAAPTLEEWCGSSK
- the LOC110886571 gene encoding probable inactive nicotinamidase At3g16190 isoform X1; this translates as MAADHTCNTTALLVIDMQNDFLLADSSIRVAGGLAIVPNVIKAVEDARRRGFLVVWVVREHDPLGRDVELFRRHFYAEGKPKPTSKGSKGAELVDGLVIKQEDYKVVKTRFSAFFATQLHSVLQGAGIDSLVAVGVQTPNCIRQTVFDAVALDYKSVTVIVDATAAATPDVHAANIYDMKNIGVAAPTLEEWCGSSK